Proteins from one Chloroflexota bacterium genomic window:
- a CDS encoding cytochrome c biogenesis protein CcdA: MGTQNLTLALATLFGLVSFLSPCVLPLVPVYLGYLTGATIAGADEEGHVSRWFTFSHAVVLVLGFTVVFVALGALGGAVGQALNRAIPSIVRVGGVMLVVFGLRVAHIHWPKLRWVIAALLMGLFAFVVNSRETVPNRVLQAVMFGSVTLAGYSWSLAGHVAIGGVAALLNFLSIWQGTPELLGNPNIGGFTATIPAVAESALIWLLVAWASRTDLFYMERRIELDQDRNPGYVTSFFTGVVFGAGWTPCVGPILASILALAATEQSIGRGALLLLFYSIGLGIPFLMAGLLFNQLSQWLPKINRYLPTISLISGLLLAVVGVVIYTGGLQLSASLLPQVELESWLLGILGQGE, encoded by the coding sequence TTGGGAACACAAAACTTGACCCTGGCATTGGCAACCCTGTTTGGCCTGGTATCCTTCTTGTCGCCATGCGTGTTGCCGCTGGTGCCCGTCTACCTGGGTTATCTGACGGGAGCAACCATCGCCGGCGCTGACGAGGAAGGCCATGTCAGTCGCTGGTTTACCTTTTCCCATGCTGTCGTCCTTGTATTGGGTTTCACCGTTGTCTTCGTGGCCCTGGGCGCCCTGGGCGGGGCTGTCGGCCAGGCCCTGAATCGCGCCATTCCATCGATCGTCCGCGTTGGCGGCGTCATGTTGGTGGTATTCGGCCTGCGGGTGGCCCATATTCACTGGCCCAAGCTACGGTGGGTGATCGCAGCGCTGCTCATGGGGCTGTTCGCCTTTGTGGTAAACAGCCGGGAGACGGTGCCCAACCGTGTATTGCAGGCGGTCATGTTTGGCAGCGTCACCCTGGCCGGGTACTCCTGGTCGCTGGCGGGCCATGTGGCAATAGGCGGCGTAGCTGCCCTGCTCAACTTCTTATCCATCTGGCAGGGCACCCCCGAGTTGCTGGGCAACCCCAATATTGGCGGGTTCACGGCGACGATCCCTGCCGTGGCGGAAAGTGCCTTGATCTGGCTGTTGGTTGCCTGGGCCAGCCGCACCGATCTGTTCTACATGGAAAGGCGGATCGAACTGGATCAGGATCGCAATCCGGGCTACGTGACGTCGTTTTTTACCGGTGTCGTGTTTGGTGCCGGCTGGACTCCCTGCGTCGGGCCGATCCTGGCCAGCATATTGGCGCTGGCGGCTACAGAGCAGAGCATTGGCCGGGGGGCGTTGCTGTTGTTGTTCTACTCCATCGGCCTGGGCATCCCGTTTTTGATGGCGGGCCTGCTTTTCAACCAGCTGAGCCAATGGTTGCCCAAGATAAACCGTTATCTGCCAACCATCAGTTTGATTAGCGGCCTGTTGTTGGCGGTGGTGGGCGTGGTCATCTACACGGGCGGACTTCAGCTTTCGGCGAGCCTGCTGCCCCAGGTGGAACTGGAGAGCTGGCTGCTGGGAATCCTGGGACAAGGTGAATAG
- a CDS encoding serine hydrolase, with the protein MTILYPDTEWKTISPAGAGFDTGKLQAARRWQQERAQDPRYAQYRTVVVRGGRVVAEWNQGLDRGCHTWLASASKSLFSSILGIVIAEGKIPSADARLIDFYPEALDVPAGQGPKEGRYAFDKDLEITFRQLISNTSGYMKPGELPGQVFHYQTYGMNVLTHAIAKTYGLYSIDDPEGSPGFKVLVDEKLRIPIGGTWSYYLANFDLPSQARTNIFGYYDGVSATALDMARLGWLWLNGGRWKDEQVIPEDWLSEAARTAAVIIENCPKEQWNYGYAFWTNDHGQLWPNLPRDSFAASGAGQQHIWVCPSLDLVVAQSPGQWEDQVENDAGLLKLVVDAINA; encoded by the coding sequence ATGACGATACTTTATCCCGACACAGAATGGAAAACAATTTCCCCCGCCGGCGCGGGCTTTGACACCGGCAAATTGCAAGCTGCTCGCCGATGGCAACAGGAGCGCGCGCAAGATCCCCGTTACGCGCAATACCGCACCGTCGTCGTGCGCGGTGGGCGCGTTGTAGCCGAGTGGAACCAGGGCCTCGACCGTGGCTGTCACACCTGGCTGGCGTCGGCGAGCAAATCGTTATTCAGTTCCATTCTGGGCATCGTCATCGCCGAGGGCAAAATCCCTTCCGCCGACGCCAGGCTGATCGACTTTTACCCCGAAGCGCTGGACGTGCCCGCAGGCCAGGGACCCAAAGAGGGACGCTACGCCTTTGACAAGGATCTGGAGATCACCTTCCGTCAACTGATTTCCAACACTTCTGGCTATATGAAGCCGGGCGAACTACCGGGCCAGGTGTTCCACTATCAGACCTACGGCATGAACGTCCTCACCCACGCCATTGCCAAAACCTACGGGCTGTACAGCATCGACGACCCCGAAGGCTCGCCGGGGTTCAAGGTGCTGGTCGATGAAAAGCTGCGTATCCCCATCGGCGGGACGTGGAGCTATTACCTGGCCAACTTTGACCTGCCCTCTCAAGCAAGGACCAATATATTTGGCTATTACGACGGTGTCAGCGCCACCGCGCTCGATATGGCGCGTCTGGGCTGGCTGTGGCTGAACGGGGGCCGGTGGAAGGATGAGCAGGTCATCCCGGAGGATTGGCTGAGCGAGGCGGCACGAACCGCAGCGGTGATCATCGAGAATTGTCCCAAAGAGCAGTGGAATTACGGCTACGCCTTTTGGACCAACGACCATGGCCAACTGTGGCCCAACCTGCCCCGGGATTCTTTTGCCGCATCGGGTGCGGGGCAGCAGCACATATGGGTTTGCCCCAGTTTGGATTTGGTCGTGGCGCAAAGCCCGGGTCAGTGGGAAGACCAGGTCGAGAACGATGCAGGCCTGCTCAAGCTGGTCGTGGACGCAATAAACGCATAG
- a CDS encoding CcmD family protein, whose protein sequence is MTFLAAGMIVFWLTTFVFVFSTFRRQQKLEAELTTLQQVYGEDA, encoded by the coding sequence ATGACATTTCTTGCAGCTGGCATGATCGTGTTTTGGTTGACCACTTTTGTTTTCGTGTTCAGCACCTTTCGACGCCAACAGAAGCTCGAGGCCGAGTTGACGACCCTGCAACAGGTTTATGGCGAGGACGCGTAG
- a CDS encoding c-type cytochrome, producing the protein MSAVAHVLGDRVAYCLQPAYHMKITDRISIFLPPTARLISIAIVLVISALLFLQQIPPVGLVEASPNRQETTQPPSARNGHAIYQENCAPCHGTRGLGDGPAAAGLPDGASALADLAIARSATQAEWFTVTQEGRMEGMMPPWKDRLTDEQIRDVVAFALTLHTSNDEILRGEEIWGSECAACHGLQGAPANVSDGPIPPDLSGVAYGETISSNDWYEAMVSGHDTVTDYEVSLSEQEMWATVAYARTFSYRPMIATVLPQGSGAIGGVVTNGSAGGAPVAGLTAVLRAIQGSDEFRPVTSTVGEDGIFRFEGLPMDPSFVYLVSVEHAGLPYGGDFLRFSEGQTELDAPVTIWETSSEPGDIRLDRVQWFVDFHQGALLVGEVYRVAHDGDRVFLGNDEVVPGVPAVLEFSLPAGATAVAVDGGEIGERFFLTDAGLVDSQPLLPGQTQMLVRYLLPYDGSKAEVGHEFAYPVGELSVLVAEGAKVMTDDLEDAGTQMAGDTQFLSFVGNDVAAGQEIMLALSGLERSSAPVAKTQNTSTSVIANHPALLISLAALAAGALVGALVVPLVLRRRDDDAGERAEDSYAVDREGLEAERQRLLASIADLDDRYAAGELDDDTYQEQRMAQKRSLILVTRKLESDSLSTETADEQAAV; encoded by the coding sequence TTGTCAGCGGTCGCTCATGTCCTGGGCGACCGCGTTGCTTATTGCCTCCAACCGGCCTATCACATGAAGATAACGGATCGAATTTCCATTTTTCTGCCGCCAACTGCTCGCCTGATTTCCATCGCAATCGTTCTGGTCATCAGTGCCCTTCTATTCCTTCAGCAGATACCTCCCGTTGGCCTGGTCGAAGCTTCACCGAACAGACAGGAAACAACCCAGCCACCCTCCGCCCGCAATGGCCATGCCATTTACCAGGAGAACTGCGCGCCTTGCCATGGCACGCGGGGACTGGGGGATGGACCGGCCGCGGCTGGTTTGCCCGACGGTGCTTCTGCCCTTGCCGACCTGGCGATCGCGCGCAGCGCCACGCAGGCGGAGTGGTTCACGGTTACCCAGGAAGGCCGCATGGAAGGCATGATGCCCCCCTGGAAAGATCGGCTGACCGATGAGCAGATCCGGGATGTGGTTGCCTTTGCCCTGACTCTGCACACCTCTAACGATGAGATCCTGCGCGGCGAGGAGATATGGGGCAGTGAATGCGCGGCCTGCCACGGCCTGCAGGGTGCGCCCGCAAATGTCTCCGACGGCCCAATTCCTCCTGACCTTTCGGGAGTGGCGTATGGCGAGACTATCTCCTCCAACGACTGGTATGAAGCCATGGTGTCAGGCCACGATACCGTAACCGATTATGAGGTATCCCTTTCAGAACAGGAGATGTGGGCGACCGTCGCCTATGCGCGCACTTTTTCCTACCGGCCGATGATAGCAACAGTATTGCCCCAGGGATCGGGAGCGATCGGAGGTGTGGTCACCAACGGATCTGCCGGTGGGGCACCAGTGGCCGGATTAACGGCGGTCCTTCGGGCAATTCAGGGTTCAGACGAATTTCGACCGGTCACAAGCACTGTCGGCGAGGATGGCATCTTTCGGTTTGAGGGCCTGCCAATGGATCCATCATTCGTCTATCTTGTGTCTGTGGAACACGCCGGCCTGCCCTATGGCGGCGATTTTCTGCGATTTTCCGAGGGCCAGACTGAGCTCGATGCACCGGTAACCATCTGGGAAACCTCCAGCGAGCCGGGCGACATCAGGCTGGATCGGGTACAGTGGTTCGTCGATTTTCACCAGGGCGCGTTGCTGGTGGGTGAGGTCTATCGCGTGGCCCATGATGGGGACCGGGTCTTCCTTGGCAATGACGAAGTCGTCCCGGGTGTGCCTGCTGTGCTTGAGTTTTCCTTGCCGGCCGGGGCCACGGCTGTCGCGGTGGACGGCGGCGAGATCGGTGAGCGCTTTTTCCTGACAGACGCGGGTCTGGTGGACTCGCAGCCATTGCTTCCCGGGCAGACGCAGATGCTCGTGCGTTACCTGTTGCCCTACGATGGCAGCAAGGCTGAGGTCGGACACGAGTTTGCCTACCCGGTCGGCGAACTCAGCGTGTTGGTGGCAGAAGGGGCCAAAGTCATGACCGATGATCTTGAGGATGCGGGCACCCAGATGGCAGGTGACACCCAGTTCCTCAGTTTTGTGGGCAACGATGTGGCTGCCGGTCAGGAAATAATGCTGGCATTGAGCGGCCTGGAGCGGTCCAGTGCGCCCGTTGCGAAAACGCAAAACACCTCGACCTCGGTGATCGCCAACCATCCTGCCCTGCTTATCAGCCTGGCTGCCCTGGCAGCGGGGGCACTCGTTGGAGCGCTGGTAGTGCCGTTGGTGCTGAGACGGCGAGATGACGATGCCGGGGAAAGGGCAGAAGACAGTTATGCCGTGGATCGGGAAGGCCTGGAGGCGGAGAGGCAGCGTCTGTTGGCGTCGATCGCGGACCTGGATGATCGCTATGCGGCAGGTGAACTGGATGATGACACCTATCAAGAGCAACGGATGGCCCAAAAACGATCGCTGATTCTGGTAACCCGGAAATTGGAGAGCGATTCTTTGTCCACGGAAACAGCCGACGAGCAGGCAGCGGTATGA
- the ccsA gene encoding cytochrome c biogenesis protein CcsA → MGTSTKRSVADTIWLILAVISAIMILIALYLSLIWAPEASNLPTETERLVQRVFYFHVSAGWVGFFAFMVTAVAGIIYLITKKRRWDFIALASVEIGVTFTTANVISGSIWAKPTWNTWWPWNDPRITSAAVVLLIYIAYLMLRNSIDDPERRARLAAVYGIIGFISVPITFLSIRWWRTIHPAVVGTGSDTSQGGFDMAPDMATALMFSVITFTLLYFVLLRLRVRLEDQREQVEDIKTRMLEE, encoded by the coding sequence ATGGGCACGAGTACTAAACGCAGTGTGGCCGATACGATCTGGTTGATTCTGGCCGTGATATCGGCCATCATGATTCTTATCGCCCTCTATTTATCGTTGATCTGGGCTCCGGAAGCCAGCAATCTGCCGACTGAGACCGAACGTCTTGTGCAGCGGGTGTTCTATTTTCATGTCTCGGCCGGGTGGGTAGGTTTTTTTGCCTTCATGGTCACGGCGGTTGCCGGAATCATCTATCTCATCACGAAAAAAAGGCGTTGGGACTTCATAGCGCTGGCGTCGGTGGAGATCGGGGTCACCTTTACCACGGCCAACGTCATCAGTGGATCCATTTGGGCAAAACCGACCTGGAACACCTGGTGGCCCTGGAATGATCCACGCATTACTTCAGCGGCCGTTGTCTTGCTGATCTACATTGCCTATCTGATGTTGCGCAATTCCATCGACGATCCGGAGCGCCGGGCCAGGCTTGCTGCGGTCTACGGTATCATCGGATTCATCAGTGTTCCGATCACCTTCCTGTCAATCCGCTGGTGGCGGACCATTCATCCGGCGGTCGTTGGCACCGGCAGCGACACGTCCCAGGGTGGGTTTGACATGGCGCCGGACATGGCAACGGCCCTCATGTTCAGTGTGATCACCTTTACGTTGCTCTATTTTGTCCTGCTAAGATTGCGAGTGAGATTGGAGGACCAGCGAGAGCAGGTCGAGGACATAAAAACGCGTATGTTGGAGGAGTAG
- a CDS encoding DUF2085 domain-containing protein, translating to MSASEGHEPANRLDDEVTSSVDSRAPVDSTSSDRASYIGDRIVLGIARHWLAFFNIAIFTYLIIPFLAPLLMQVGASGPARLIYTVYSPACHQLPDRSYFLFGEKPVYSLSELEESGVLESSNILLRRKYVGDETLGWKVALCERDLAIYGAVVLAGLLFGLIRDRFRVPKLSFKFFLILLFPIAFDGLSQLFGFRSSNWMLRTITGALFGFATVWLAYPYIDESMAEIRESTEKKLARRAQLLAENE from the coding sequence ATGAGCGCAAGCGAGGGCCACGAGCCGGCAAACCGCCTTGACGACGAGGTGACCTCTTCCGTCGACTCCCGGGCACCAGTCGATTCGACATCGAGCGATCGGGCGTCCTATATCGGCGATCGGATTGTCCTGGGCATTGCCAGGCATTGGCTGGCGTTCTTCAACATAGCCATTTTCACCTATCTCATCATCCCCTTTCTGGCGCCCTTGCTCATGCAAGTGGGGGCTAGCGGTCCCGCCCGACTGATCTACACGGTCTATAGCCCGGCCTGCCATCAATTACCAGATCGTTCCTACTTCCTGTTCGGAGAAAAACCCGTCTACAGCCTCAGTGAATTGGAGGAGTCGGGTGTGTTAGAGAGCAGCAACATTCTGCTGCGCCGCAAATACGTGGGCGACGAGACTCTGGGATGGAAGGTTGCCCTTTGCGAACGTGACCTGGCGATCTACGGTGCGGTGGTGCTGGCGGGGCTGTTATTCGGCCTGATAAGGGATCGGTTCCGTGTGCCGAAGTTGTCGTTCAAGTTCTTCCTCATTCTTCTGTTTCCCATCGCATTCGACGGGTTGAGCCAGCTATTTGGTTTCCGCAGCAGTAACTGGATGCTACGAACCATCACCGGGGCCCTGTTCGGATTTGCCACGGTCTGGCTGGCTTATCCTTATATCGACGAGTCGATGGCAGAAATCCGCGAGAGCACGGAGAAGAAACTGGCAAGGCGGGCGCAATTGCTGGCGGAGAACGAGTAG
- a CDS encoding cytochrome c maturation protein CcmE produces the protein MSESTILSSPQLDAKPANRQTKFIVGAVIIFVAIAYLVFSAMGSAGAYYFEVSELMEQASEHYGKNVRVSGAVVFDTVDYNSSDLILQFEITDQQANLPVYFNGPKPDSFSRAAEAIVEGEFGEDGVLYANTLLLKCPSRYEEHDGETTPLEYEEIQVEALG, from the coding sequence ATGTCGGAATCGACTATCCTTTCCTCCCCACAATTGGATGCTAAACCCGCCAATCGTCAGACAAAATTCATCGTTGGCGCGGTGATCATCTTCGTTGCCATCGCCTATCTGGTTTTCTCGGCCATGGGAAGCGCTGGAGCCTATTACTTTGAGGTCAGCGAGTTGATGGAGCAGGCTTCTGAACACTATGGAAAAAACGTCCGTGTCAGTGGCGCCGTGGTGTTCGATACGGTTGATTACAATTCCTCCGATTTGATCCTGCAGTTTGAGATCACCGACCAGCAGGCAAACCTTCCCGTCTACTTCAACGGGCCCAAACCAGACAGCTTTTCCCGGGCGGCCGAGGCAATTGTCGAAGGTGAGTTCGGCGAGGATGGCGTTCTTTACGCCAACACCCTGCTACTGAAGTGTCCCTCACGTTACGAGGAACATGACGGAGAGACCACTCCGTTGGAATACGAGGAAATCCAGGTCGAAGCGCTCGGCTAG
- a CDS encoding heme exporter protein CcmB, translated as MDYLRKVGAIVWKDVTAELRTKDILSSMLVFALLSVVIFQFAFDLRADNVRLVLPGVIWISITFSGVLGLSRSFILEQDRGSMEGLLLAPMDRSAIYFGKFLGNLLFIFIMELVLLPVASVFFNIWLLTPSLILVLVLGTFGFAAVGTLFSALSINTRAREVMLPILLFPIMVPVLIAGVRATGSLLDGETLGDISHWLRLLLAYDAIFFAAAFLLFDFVVEE; from the coding sequence ATGGACTATCTACGAAAGGTGGGAGCGATCGTCTGGAAGGATGTTACTGCCGAGCTGCGCACCAAGGATATTCTGAGTTCGATGTTGGTGTTTGCATTGCTTTCGGTGGTAATCTTCCAGTTTGCCTTCGATCTTCGGGCCGATAATGTGCGGCTCGTCTTGCCAGGGGTGATCTGGATTTCCATAACCTTCTCCGGGGTACTGGGGCTGAGTCGCTCTTTTATCCTGGAACAGGATCGTGGCTCGATGGAAGGTCTGTTGCTGGCGCCAATGGATCGGAGTGCCATCTATTTTGGCAAGTTCCTTGGCAACTTGTTGTTTATCTTCATCATGGAATTGGTCCTGCTGCCGGTGGCCAGTGTCTTTTTCAATATCTGGTTGCTTACGCCATCTCTGATATTAGTGCTTGTGCTCGGTACCTTCGGGTTTGCCGCGGTGGGCACACTATTCTCCGCACTCAGCATCAATACGAGGGCGCGAGAGGTGATGTTGCCGATCCTGTTGTTTCCAATTATGGTGCCGGTGTTGATCGCCGGGGTGCGCGCGACCGGTAGCCTTTTGGATGGAGAGACGCTCGGCGATATATCTCACTGGTTGCGTTTGCTTCTGGCCTACGATGCCATCTTTTTTGCAGCGGCTTTTCTTCTGTTTGATTTCGTGGTTGAGGAATAA
- the ccmA gene encoding heme ABC exporter ATP-binding protein CcmA: protein MITTRKLVKTFGRRPVLKAIDLEVPAGQSVALFGPNGAGKTTLIRIIAGLSKLSSGMVELGGHDVQKAGTGLRRYVGFVSHNPLVYDSLTGEENLQFFGRLYDVPDREQRIDEVLGRVGLWGRHKDLVRTYSRGMVQRLAIARAILHDPPVLLLDEPDTGLDQQAADMLRSLLVELGGSDRTVLLTTHNLERGIEWADRALILNSGRIRFDEPSRGLSSAQFRRSYGEVVGD from the coding sequence ATGATTACGACCCGGAAGCTCGTGAAAACATTTGGGCGCAGGCCTGTCCTCAAGGCGATCGATCTGGAGGTGCCTGCCGGCCAGTCGGTTGCCCTTTTTGGTCCGAACGGGGCCGGCAAGACGACCCTGATTCGCATCATTGCCGGGCTCAGCAAATTGAGCTCGGGCATGGTAGAGCTGGGTGGCCATGATGTTCAGAAGGCGGGCACCGGCTTGAGACGTTATGTGGGCTTCGTCTCGCATAATCCCCTGGTCTACGACAGTTTGACGGGCGAGGAGAATCTTCAGTTTTTTGGCCGACTCTATGATGTACCTGATCGTGAGCAGCGGATAGACGAGGTGCTTGGCCGGGTTGGCTTGTGGGGCCGGCACAAGGACCTGGTTCGTACCTACAGTCGCGGCATGGTGCAGCGCCTGGCTATCGCCCGCGCCATCCTGCATGATCCACCAGTACTGTTGCTGGATGAACCCGATACTGGCCTGGACCAACAGGCCGCCGACATGCTGCGTAGTTTGCTTGTCGAACTGGGAGGCAGTGACAGGACGGTGCTTCTGACGACCCATAATCTTGAGCGGGGCATCGAATGGGCTGATCGGGCTCTGATCCTGAACAGCGGTCGAATCCGCTTCGACGAGCCGAGCAGGGGTCTTTCCAGCGCTCAGTTTCGCCGCAGTTATGGTGAGGTAGTGGGAGACTGA
- a CDS encoding TlpA disulfide reductase family protein, with protein MKKRNLQAVLIVLVVVLVFTSCASSQDASGLPQDIGVLPVLSTSGVDNNGREFEMGQAAPDFLVVNKDGSTSSLSDWQGQPVVINFWASWCGPCKAEMPEFVEAYEAHREDGLVILGINADLQKQEEKALEFMDEYRVSFPVALERRNEIMRLFETTGLPTTVFIDREGNVAGIWKGYLSRELLDEFIAKIL; from the coding sequence GTGAAGAAACGAAACCTTCAAGCAGTGTTGATCGTATTGGTAGTTGTCCTGGTTTTTACCTCCTGTGCTTCCTCGCAGGATGCGTCTGGTCTGCCGCAGGATATCGGGGTTTTGCCTGTGCTCTCGACCAGTGGCGTGGACAATAATGGCCGGGAGTTTGAAATGGGACAGGCCGCCCCTGATTTCCTCGTTGTCAACAAAGATGGCTCCACCAGTTCATTGAGTGACTGGCAGGGCCAGCCGGTGGTGATCAATTTCTGGGCCAGCTGGTGTGGTCCATGCAAGGCGGAGATGCCCGAGTTTGTGGAGGCCTACGAGGCTCACCGGGAGGATGGCCTGGTTATCCTGGGAATCAATGCTGATCTACAGAAGCAGGAAGAAAAGGCCCTTGAGTTCATGGATGAATACAGGGTGAGTTTTCCGGTGGCCCTGGAAAGGCGCAACGAGATCATGCGGCTTTTTGAGACAACGGGATTACCCACGACGGTATTCATCGACCGTGAGGGCAATGTGGCAGGGATATGGAAAGGCTACCTCAGCCGTGAATTGCTGGACGAATTTATCGCCAAAATCCTGTAG
- a CDS encoding glutaredoxin family protein, which translates to MTPLAEHVSANNPEDPVMRRVTLYTKEGCHLCDDVLRELRRLSATFNIDIVQQDICETPDLYSTYRFDIPVVEIEDGPVMRAPITPQQLQRALAE; encoded by the coding sequence ATGACTCCCCTGGCCGAGCATGTTTCGGCCAACAATCCGGAGGATCCGGTGATGCGTCGAGTGACACTTTACACCAAAGAGGGATGCCATCTGTGTGACGATGTCCTGCGGGAATTGCGACGGTTGTCGGCGACCTTCAATATCGATATCGTTCAGCAGGATATCTGCGAAACGCCCGATTTGTACAGCACGTACCGGTTTGACATCCCGGTGGTTGAGATCGAAGATGGGCCTGTTATGCGTGCGCCGATTACGCCCCAACAGCTTCAACGGGCTCTGGCGGAATAG
- a CDS encoding thioredoxin domain-containing protein gives MMFKNKPLILLVSLLLIAGFILSACASDTGPQAPAGTEDTRPVTGEDSPSGSETADVRSKGDPDAPVTIVEYSDFQCPYCSRWVLDTYPTLLEEYIDTGKVRLEFRDFPLNFHPNADEAAIATRCAAEQGAYWEMHDRLFESQAGWANLPDTGEAFASYADDLGLDVEAFEQCLNSGRYDEALVEDLQAGQAAGVSGTPSFLINGQLLVGAQPAQVFRQAIDTVLAGGELNTGQPQAEAPPPEPFDISIEGAAIKGDPNAPMTIIEYSDYQCPFCSRFVLQTMPALVQEYIDSGQAKLVFKDFPLTSIHPQAQKASEATRCVRELTGNDDSYWAMHDLLFEGQQEWGNSRAPEIFAGYAEQLGVARDDFSACLESGQFADAVKADLEEGVALGVRGTPTFFLNGQAFVGAQPITNFRQAIAAVEAGQNIQPPPPPTPAPRPTPAPLPQDVPLDDAAGIVGNPDAPITIVEYSDYQCPFCQRHVQQTMPGLQKYIEDGTVKYVFKDFPLLSIHPQAAKASEAARCAGDQDAYWEMHDRLFAGQQQWSGNPAAVDVYKGYADQLNLDRTTFDACLDGGTYSDVVMANLQEGSGFGIQGTPGFFVNRQPLPGAYPIEAFEALIQAELDR, from the coding sequence ATGATGTTTAAAAACAAACCATTGATTCTTCTTGTAAGTTTGCTTTTGATAGCGGGGTTCATACTTTCGGCCTGCGCTTCCGACACGGGGCCGCAGGCGCCGGCAGGGACAGAGGATACCAGGCCGGTGACCGGTGAGGACTCCCCCTCTGGAAGTGAGACGGCTGATGTTCGGTCGAAAGGGGACCCCGATGCCCCCGTCACCATCGTGGAATATTCCGATTTTCAGTGCCCGTACTGTTCTCGCTGGGTTCTGGATACCTATCCAACGCTGCTGGAGGAGTACATTGACACTGGCAAGGTACGCCTGGAATTCCGTGACTTCCCGCTGAACTTCCATCCCAACGCCGACGAGGCAGCGATTGCCACCCGCTGTGCGGCGGAGCAGGGCGCGTATTGGGAAATGCATGACCGGCTGTTCGAATCTCAGGCCGGATGGGCCAACTTGCCCGATACCGGGGAGGCGTTCGCTTCCTACGCCGATGATCTGGGTCTAGACGTGGAAGCGTTTGAGCAGTGCCTGAACAGTGGCAGGTATGACGAGGCGCTGGTCGAGGACCTGCAAGCCGGCCAGGCCGCCGGCGTGAGCGGAACCCCCAGCTTTTTGATCAACGGGCAACTGCTGGTAGGTGCTCAGCCCGCCCAGGTATTTCGCCAGGCCATCGATACCGTTCTGGCTGGTGGCGAGCTGAACACTGGCCAACCCCAGGCCGAAGCACCCCCGCCGGAACCGTTTGATATCAGTATAGAAGGTGCTGCAATCAAGGGCGATCCAAACGCTCCGATGACGATCATCGAGTACTCCGATTATCAGTGCCCATTCTGCTCCCGCTTTGTCCTTCAGACCATGCCTGCATTGGTGCAAGAGTATATCGACAGCGGCCAGGCCAAATTGGTGTTCAAGGATTTCCCGCTCACCAGCATTCATCCGCAGGCGCAGAAGGCCTCTGAGGCAACCCGCTGTGTCCGGGAGTTGACCGGCAACGATGACAGCTATTGGGCTATGCACGATCTGTTGTTCGAGGGCCAGCAGGAGTGGGGCAACAGCCGTGCGCCAGAGATCTTTGCTGGTTATGCCGAGCAGCTTGGCGTGGCGCGGGATGACTTTTCTGCCTGTCTGGAAAGTGGCCAGTTCGCTGACGCTGTCAAGGCCGATCTGGAGGAGGGAGTCGCGTTGGGTGTACGAGGCACGCCGACCTTCTTCCTCAATGGGCAGGCCTTCGTGGGAGCCCAGCCGATCACCAACTTCCGACAGGCCATCGCTGCAGTGGAAGCGGGTCAGAACATTCAGCCACCCCCGCCGCCAACGCCAGCTCCCCGACCTACGCCGGCCCCGCTGCCCCAGGATGTGCCCCTGGACGATGCGGCCGGAATCGTGGGCAACCCGGACGCGCCGATCACGATTGTCGAGTACTCCGATTATCAGTGCCCCTTCTGCCAGCGGCATGTCCAGCAAACCATGCCCGGTTTACAAAAGTACATCGAGGATGGCACGGTGAAGTACGTGTTCAAGGATTTCCCCCTGCTGAGCATTCACCCCCAGGCTGCCAAGGCCAGTGAAGCAGCTCGTTGCGCCGGCGATCAGGATGCCTACTGGGAGATGCATGACAGGCTCTTTGCTGGCCAGCAACAGTGGTCTGGCAACCCGGCCGCGGTGGATGTGTATAAAGGATACGCGGACCAACTGAATCTGGACCGGACCACCTTCGATGCCTGTCTGGATGGCGGCACCTATAGCGATGTGGTGATGGCCAACCTTCAGGAAGGGTCTGGTTTCGGCATTCAGGGCACGCCCGGGTTCTTTGTCAACCGGCAGCCTCTGCCCGGCGCCTATCCGATCGAGGCCTTCGAAGCCTTGATCCAGGCCGAGCTGGATCGGTAG